The following are from one region of the Mesorhizobium sp. B2-8-5 genome:
- the xdhC gene encoding xanthine dehydrogenase accessory protein XdhC encodes MNSKVQSLKTFFGKAGRVALVEVAATKGSTPREAGAFMLVSSSSIFGTIGGGQLEYMAIDKARQMLRSSPRDNGEGEQARIEVDEVCATLDVPLGPEIGQCCGGRVEVLIRLVDRTIEERLIANAEAEEAHLPHVYLFGGGHVGQALAASLALLPIHVVVVETRADALEGMPETVETRLTPMPEAVVREAPAGSAFAILTHDHALDFLIVAEALKRGDTAYVGMIGSKTKKATFKSWFLKSAEGSEAEFNRLISPIGGNAVKDKRPPVIAALAAAEIMTTLVSRASDTPSAASAEKAMAG; translated from the coding sequence ATGAACTCGAAAGTGCAAAGCCTGAAGACGTTTTTCGGCAAAGCTGGCCGGGTCGCTCTCGTCGAGGTGGCGGCCACCAAAGGCTCGACACCGCGCGAGGCCGGCGCCTTTATGCTTGTCTCTTCGTCATCGATCTTCGGTACGATCGGGGGCGGTCAGCTCGAATATATGGCGATCGACAAGGCGCGGCAGATGCTGCGCTCCTCGCCTCGCGACAATGGGGAGGGTGAACAGGCCCGCATCGAGGTCGATGAGGTCTGCGCCACGCTCGACGTGCCGCTTGGGCCGGAAATCGGCCAATGTTGCGGCGGACGTGTCGAAGTGCTGATCAGATTGGTCGATAGGACAATCGAAGAAAGGCTGATCGCCAACGCAGAAGCCGAAGAGGCGCATCTTCCGCATGTCTATCTCTTTGGCGGCGGCCATGTCGGCCAGGCGCTGGCCGCGTCGCTGGCGCTGCTGCCGATCCACGTCGTCGTCGTCGAAACCCGCGCCGACGCGCTGGAAGGCATGCCGGAAACGGTGGAGACCCGGCTGACGCCGATGCCCGAAGCAGTAGTGCGCGAGGCGCCGGCTGGGTCGGCCTTCGCCATCCTAACGCATGACCATGCCTTGGATTTCCTGATCGTCGCCGAAGCATTGAAGCGCGGAGATACCGCCTATGTCGGCATGATCGGCTCGAAGACAAAGAAGGCCACTTTCAAGAGCTGGTTCCTGAAGTCGGCCGAGGGCAGCGAGGCCGAATTCAATCGCCTCATCTCGCCGATCGGCGGCAATGCGGTGAAGGACAAGCGGCCGCCGGTGATCGCCGCGCTTGCCGCCGCCGAGATCATGACCACGCTGGTGTCGCGCGCCTCGGATACGCCAAGCGCGGCCAGTGCTGAAAAGGCGATGGCCGGCTGA
- the dps gene encoding DNA starvation/stationary phase protection protein Dps — protein MDAIVTKNDLKSDAKKESIDLLNARLADAIDLALITKQAHWNVKGPQFIAIHEMLDEFREEIDGHVDIVAERAVQLGGTAHGTSQDVSKTTRLKPYPTDIHKTKDHLAALIDRYAAAAKLTREAIDEADDAGDADTADIFTAYSRSLDKLLWFLEAHTQEKE, from the coding sequence ATGGACGCCATCGTCACCAAGAACGACCTCAAATCCGATGCCAAGAAAGAATCGATCGACCTGCTCAACGCCAGGCTTGCCGACGCTATCGACCTGGCCCTGATCACCAAGCAAGCGCACTGGAACGTCAAAGGCCCGCAATTCATCGCCATCCATGAGATGCTCGATGAATTCCGCGAGGAGATCGACGGCCATGTCGACATCGTCGCCGAGCGCGCCGTCCAGCTCGGCGGCACCGCGCATGGCACCTCGCAGGACGTGTCGAAGACGACCAGGCTAAAACCCTATCCGACCGACATCCACAAGACCAAGGATCATCTGGCGGCGCTGATCGACCGCTATGCGGCGGCGGCCAAGCTGACCCGCGAAGCGATCGACGAGGCGGACGACGCCGGCGATGCCGACACCGCCGATATCTTCACCGCCTATTCTCGCTCGCTCGATAAATTGCTGTGGTTCCTGGAGGCGCACACGCAGGAAAAGGAATAA